A genomic segment from Nicotiana tabacum cultivar K326 chromosome 9, ASM71507v2, whole genome shotgun sequence encodes:
- the LOC107785831 gene encoding uncharacterized protein LOC107785831, with amino-acid sequence MHTVILHCLDNIIRAMETVAEQKETEEKTSNKKQNKLTQVVILDSDAVVSSASESQESRRRWSAEILDYKVKEQNHNHNHNHMDSNSTVMDLHATKFAGVHKRKCGKYGAAIKDPIKKKKVWLGSFKTAQEASNAYLVKQSEFAAQLELLKANQDSTKTKSKSSASVQLRQKIPSSQLKSQGSNSTNTTNAAERSKTNGKNLFIREIRKDSFQEKQGTRRSSSDGCNINTVTTSSTKAKLSLHGIRRQKNGKYGAVIRDPIRLKQIWLGTFDTVEEASEAYFSYKSEFDKLCLLGNKENKPKSCDQIQHESPVGASLSLDTASVGRDKRRKTTHIVGVHKNKWGKYTSEITNPITKKKIWLGTFGTAEEASRAYQSKKLEFQKLVKAKQKQCTNNQTHFTGESSDQRIDSREKRQSVSMTRNLLGTSLNTAEEAFRAYHQSKEFDFQCSTKSGLQNNMPTDSSGGEKKQEGQVDEDLWMGHWIQLPGGSEVKFSLKLGLPIIDNYGSLLGKDEHVVFANGAPHNRGVHVATN; translated from the exons ATGCATACAGTCATTTTACATTGTCTCGATAACATAATCAGAGCCATGGAAACTGTTGCAGAGCAAAAAGAAACAGAAGAAAAAACCAGTAATAAAAAGCAGAATAAGTTAACCCAAGTTGTAATCTTGGACTCAGATGCTGTTGTTTCATCTGCTAGTGAAAGTCAAGAAAGTAGAAGAAGATGGTCAGCTGAGATTCTTGATTACAAGGTAAAGGAGCagaatcacaatcacaatcacaatcacatgGACAGTAACAGTACAGTTATGGATTTGCATGCAACTAAATTTGCTGGGGTTCATAAGAGAAAATGTGGTAAATATGGTGCTGCAATTAAAGATCCTATTAAGAAAAAAAAGGTTTGGTTGGGTAGCTTTAAAACTGCTCAAGAGGCTTCTAATGCTTATTTGGTGAAGCAATCTGAATTTGCTGCACAACTAGAACTACTCAAGGCAAATCAAGATTCTACTAAAACTAAAAGTAAATCCTCTGCTTCTGTCCAACTCAGGCAAAAAATTCCATCTTCACAGCTCAAATCACAGGGTTCAAATTCCACAAATACAACTAATGCTGCTGAAAGAAGCAAAACCAATGGTAAAAATCTCTTTATTAGGGAGATAAGAAAAGACTCTTTTCAGGAAAAGCAG GGTACAAGAAGATCATCATCTGATGGGTGTAATATTAATACTGTAACAACAAGCAGTACTAAAGCCAAACTAAGCTTACATGGAATCCGAAGGCAAAAGAATGGCAAGTATGGTGCTGTAATTAGAGACCCCATTAGGCTTAAGCAAATATGGTTGGGCACTTTTGACACTGTTGAAGAAGCTTCAGAAGCTTATTTCTCCTACAAGTCTGAGTTTGATAAATTATGCCTGCTGGGAAATAAGGAGAATAAACCAAAGAGTTGTGATCAAATTCAGCACGAATCGCCTGTTGGCGCATCGTTGTCCTTAGATACTGCTAGTGTGGGTAGAGATAAAAGACGCAAAACAACACATATTGTTGGAGTTCACAAGAACAAGTGGGGGAAATATACATCTGAGATTACAAACCCCATCACTAAGAAAAAGATTTGGTTGGGGACTTTTGGCACTGCTGAAGAGGCTTCCCGGGCTTATCAATCGAAGAAACTCGAGTTTCAGAAACTAGTCAAGGCGAAGCAGAAGCAATGCACTAATAACCAAACTCATTTTACTGGTGAATCAAGTGACCAAAGGATTGATTCTCGCGAAAAAAGGCAATCCGTAAGTATGACAAGAAATTTGTTAGGGACTAGTCTTAACACGGCTGAAGAAGCTTTCCGCGCTTATCATCAGTCTAAGGAATTCGATTTTCAGTGCTCAACGAAGTCCGGGCTGCAAAACAATATGCCAACTGATTCTAGTGGAGGGGAGAAGAAacaagaaggtcaagttgatgaAGATTTGTGGATGGGACATTGGATACAACTTCCAGGTGGTAGTGAAGTCAAATTTTCGCTGAAACTCGGCTTACCAATCATTGATAACTATGGATCTCTTTTAG GCAAGGATGAGCATGTTGTGTTTGCCAACGGGGCGCCACACAACAGAGGAGTTCATGTAGCTACTAACTGA